A region of Desulfovibrio sp. TomC DNA encodes the following proteins:
- a CDS encoding acyltransferase family protein, with protein sequence MSASFPAKGRLIPCRGPVDAAVSARIDVLRIILIGLIVLCHGGRFLGSLIPFANPGTEFAATAFNRGPACLAVPLFFCISGYLLLRKLELTPAGYAGLMAKKFLAIGVPFLLFNGIWIVWLLTVGSIENFGGRSYLLEAGIGTKLFGLGTSPLNYPLWFLRDLLKIIAFTPFFLLFFRRIPYLGLGLLLALWFLESPADEYGLAGFAFWFYLGGLLARSRVDVGKTAPLDWWLLPLFALATVLVGLAPWLGQDVYAYAALKKVYQLVGVAALWSLSRQSWLAGNALLHRLAAYSFFIFLTHEPTVSVLQSRLLALWQPTTGPGQMVAFFLPGLVAIIVLYGLGRVLSRTLPGLYAVATGAVLKRRNPGPKEPARNPLSVSGCVAGGLLPPEAAVERDGS encoded by the coding sequence TTGTCCGCTTCCTTTCCTGCAAAAGGCCGGTTGATCCCGTGTCGCGGTCCGGTCGATGCCGCCGTATCGGCGCGCATCGACGTGTTGCGCATCATTTTGATCGGGCTTATCGTTTTGTGTCACGGCGGCCGGTTCCTCGGCAGCCTCATTCCCTTTGCCAACCCGGGGACGGAGTTTGCCGCCACAGCCTTCAACCGGGGGCCGGCCTGTCTGGCCGTGCCGCTTTTTTTCTGTATTTCCGGCTATCTGCTGTTGCGAAAGCTCGAACTGACCCCAGCGGGCTATGCCGGCCTCATGGCGAAAAAGTTTCTGGCCATTGGTGTGCCGTTTCTCCTGTTTAACGGCATCTGGATCGTCTGGCTGCTCACTGTCGGCAGCATTGAAAACTTCGGCGGGCGTTCCTATTTGCTGGAGGCCGGCATTGGGACGAAGCTCTTTGGTTTGGGCACGTCGCCGCTGAACTATCCGCTGTGGTTTCTACGCGACCTGCTTAAGATCATTGCCTTCACGCCGTTTTTCCTGCTTTTTTTCCGAAGGATACCGTATCTCGGCCTGGGGCTGCTGCTGGCCCTTTGGTTTCTGGAGAGTCCGGCCGACGAATACGGCCTGGCCGGGTTTGCCTTCTGGTTTTACCTTGGCGGCTTGCTGGCCCGCAGCCGGGTGGATGTGGGGAAGACGGCGCCCCTGGATTGGTGGCTGCTGCCGCTGTTTGCCCTGGCCACGGTCCTGGTGGGGCTGGCTCCCTGGCTTGGGCAGGATGTGTACGCCTATGCGGCGCTCAAAAAGGTCTATCAGCTGGTGGGCGTGGCGGCCCTGTGGAGCCTGTCGCGCCAGTCCTGGCTGGCCGGCAATGCCCTGCTGCACCGGCTGGCCGCCTACAGCTTTTTCATCTTTTTAACCCACGAACCGACCGTGTCGGTGTTGCAGTCGCGCTTGCTGGCCTTGTGGCAGCCGACCACCGGCCCGGGGCAGATGGTCGCCTTCTTCCTGCCGGGCCTTGTGGCCATAATTGTCCTGTACGGGCTGGGCCGGGTCCTGTCGCGGACTTTGCCGGGGCTCTACGCGGTGGCCACCGGCGCGGTGCTCAAGCGGCGAAACCCTGGCCCCAAGGAGCCGGCGCGAAATCCGCTTTCCGTTTCCGGCTGCGTGGCCGGCGGCTTGTTGCCGCCCGAGGCGGCTGTCGAGCGGGACGGGAGCTAG
- a CDS encoding metallophosphoesterase, producing MRDGLLSGGQGMPGERPGNGIFRPLRLLGTVLALCLAVLAVSAQGQAHAAKASGTGCPDGPATSYTASSAGAAGTFALFSDVHFTPFAAPALVPALVTAPVAEWREILSKAPAGLSPYGQDTNDALLQSFLDDMAEQVPHPDFILFPGDLLCHQFWELYPKLTGDHTQAGLEAFIQKTVEYFFGEVARRYPGVPIYAALGNNDSVEGDYRIRPESPYLALTAQAMALLLPNEASRADFLGTYPQYGCYAVTLPEAGGLRLIVLNNIFWSVKYPDASLGAPVAAFLERELSGARARGEKVWVMAHIPPGDDALSDVRKAADQGAPRYKPFLVESQNDAYVRLLTDYATSIRASFAGHVHRDDVRLFTTPDGKPAGGMRLAPSISPITGNNPGYQAYTYDRDTLAVLDVTTYSLDLAAGKGWRQEYEYAETYGRGLRDPGDWQATYRDLGTCPARRAAYARFFDLGSKHVDDVTEADFPDFWRAMAAPTRTVWETWKAPGAIVR from the coding sequence ATGCGGGACGGTTTGTTAAGCGGTGGACAGGGGATGCCTGGAGAGAGACCTGGGAACGGGATTTTTCGGCCGTTGCGGCTCTTGGGCACGGTCTTGGCGCTGTGTCTGGCCGTGCTGGCGGTTTCGGCCCAGGGACAGGCCCACGCGGCCAAGGCTTCCGGGACGGGTTGTCCCGACGGGCCGGCGACCTCCTATACGGCGTCCAGTGCCGGGGCGGCCGGGACCTTTGCGCTGTTTTCCGATGTCCACTTCACCCCGTTTGCCGCCCCGGCCCTGGTGCCAGCCCTGGTCACGGCGCCGGTGGCCGAGTGGCGCGAGATTTTGTCCAAAGCGCCGGCCGGGCTCTCGCCCTATGGCCAGGACACCAATGACGCGCTTTTGCAGTCGTTTTTAGACGACATGGCCGAGCAGGTTCCCCATCCGGATTTCATCCTGTTCCCCGGCGACCTGCTGTGCCATCAGTTTTGGGAGCTCTATCCAAAGCTGACCGGCGACCACACCCAGGCCGGCCTGGAAGCCTTCATCCAGAAAACCGTGGAATATTTTTTTGGGGAAGTGGCCCGCCGTTACCCCGGCGTTCCGATCTACGCGGCCCTTGGCAACAACGACAGCGTGGAAGGCGACTACCGCATCCGCCCGGAGAGCCCCTATCTGGCGCTGACCGCCCAGGCCATGGCCCTGCTGTTGCCAAACGAGGCGTCGCGGGCGGATTTTCTCGGCACCTATCCGCAATACGGGTGTTATGCCGTGACCCTGCCCGAAGCCGGCGGTCTGCGGCTGATAGTGCTCAACAACATCTTTTGGTCGGTCAAATACCCGGACGCCAGCCTTGGCGCGCCCGTTGCGGCCTTCCTGGAGCGTGAACTGTCCGGGGCCAGGGCGCGGGGCGAGAAGGTCTGGGTCATGGCCCATATCCCCCCCGGCGACGATGCCCTGTCCGATGTTCGCAAAGCAGCCGACCAGGGCGCGCCCCGGTACAAGCCGTTTCTGGTCGAGTCCCAAAATGATGCGTATGTCCGGCTGCTCACCGATTACGCCACAAGCATCCGGGCCTCGTTTGCCGGCCATGTCCACCGCGACGATGTGCGCCTTTTTACAACGCCGGACGGGAAGCCTGCGGGCGGGATGCGTCTGGCCCCGTCCATCTCGCCGATAACCGGCAATAATCCGGGCTATCAGGCCTACACCTATGACCGCGACACCCTGGCCGTCCTTGACGTGACCACCTATTCCCTGGATCTGGCGGCGGGAAAAGGCTGGCGGCAGGAGTACGAGTACGCCGAGACCTATGGCCGGGGGCTTCGTGATCCGGGCGATTGGCAGGCCACCTACCGCGATCTGGGCACGTGTCCGGCCCGACGGGCAGCGTATGCCCGGTTTTTCGATCTGGGGAGCAAGCATGTCGACGACGTGACCGAGGCGGATTTTCCGGACTTCTGGCGGGCTATGGCCGCGCCGACCCGGACGGTCTGGGAAACCTGGAAGGCTCCTGGAGCGATTGTCCGGTAG